From Streptomyces zhihengii, the proteins below share one genomic window:
- a CDS encoding extracellular solute-binding protein, protein MRSARFRRVRRAGVMTLVSALSLSALAACGTSSSSDDDTGTKSSGSSDPAAPLDPKTKVTITIDCMPPTAKQAELKQWKEDVAEFNKTYPNVTIEGRSTPGQCLEPPRFTAMLKAKSQPDVFYTYFTDLPQVLDNAGAEDITAYVTDKSVPLLKDIDPNVMASLKQDGKLYGLPTSNYTMGLLVNRKLFKDAGLDPDAPPRTWEEVRTAAKKIAGLGKGVAGFGEYSAGNTGGWHFTAQMYSVGGEVVDASGKKAAFNGTLGKQVAENLHAMRWEDDSMGKTQLLKWGDLQKQIATDKLGMFLAAPDDIAYMVQQLGAKYENFGMGPIPGERNTLAGGNAYMIKKGISPDKVKAAIAWLNFKNLSVGKGQFAWARTKADGLPVGVPQPNFWLNASKTADDEARIEHATMPVENFRSFMDNPVAGKAEPPKAQEVYKVLDNVMSGILTNKDADIDKLLATAEQQVNQVLANQ, encoded by the coding sequence ATGAGAAGTGCTCGGTTCCGCCGTGTCCGCCGCGCCGGCGTCATGACCCTCGTCTCCGCCCTCTCGCTCAGCGCGCTGGCCGCCTGCGGCACCAGCAGCAGCAGTGACGACGACACGGGGACCAAGAGCAGCGGGTCCTCCGACCCCGCCGCTCCGCTGGACCCGAAGACCAAGGTCACGATCACGATCGACTGCATGCCGCCGACGGCGAAGCAGGCCGAGCTGAAGCAGTGGAAGGAGGACGTCGCCGAGTTCAACAAGACGTACCCCAACGTCACCATCGAGGGCCGCTCCACCCCCGGCCAGTGTCTGGAGCCGCCGCGGTTCACCGCGATGCTCAAGGCCAAGTCCCAGCCCGACGTCTTCTACACCTACTTCACCGACCTGCCCCAGGTGCTCGACAACGCCGGCGCCGAGGACATCACCGCCTACGTCACCGACAAGTCCGTGCCCCTGCTCAAGGACATCGACCCCAACGTGATGGCCTCGCTCAAGCAGGACGGCAAGCTCTACGGCCTGCCCACCAGCAACTACACCATGGGCCTGCTGGTCAACCGGAAGCTCTTCAAGGACGCCGGCCTCGACCCGGACGCTCCGCCGCGCACCTGGGAGGAGGTCCGCACCGCCGCCAAGAAGATCGCGGGTCTCGGCAAGGGCGTCGCCGGCTTCGGCGAGTACAGCGCGGGCAACACCGGCGGCTGGCACTTCACCGCGCAGATGTACAGCGTCGGCGGCGAGGTCGTGGACGCCAGCGGCAAGAAGGCCGCCTTCAACGGCACCCTCGGCAAGCAGGTCGCCGAGAACCTCCACGCCATGCGCTGGGAGGACGACAGCATGGGCAAGACCCAGCTCCTGAAGTGGGGCGACCTCCAGAAGCAGATCGCCACGGACAAGCTGGGCATGTTCCTCGCCGCGCCCGACGACATCGCGTACATGGTCCAGCAGCTCGGCGCCAAGTACGAGAACTTCGGCATGGGCCCGATCCCCGGCGAGCGCAACACCCTCGCCGGCGGCAACGCCTACATGATCAAGAAGGGGATATCCCCCGACAAGGTCAAGGCCGCCATCGCCTGGCTGAACTTCAAGAACCTCAGCGTCGGCAAGGGCCAGTTCGCGTGGGCCCGCACCAAGGCGGACGGCCTGCCCGTCGGTGTCCCGCAGCCCAACTTCTGGCTGAACGCCTCCAAGACCGCCGACGACGAGGCGCGCATCGAGCACGCCACCATGCCGGTCGAGAACTTCCGCTCCTTCATGGACAACCCCGTCGCCGGCAAGGCCGAGCCGCCGAAGGCGCAGGAGGTCTACAAGGTCCTCGACAACGTGATGTCCGGCATCCTCACCAACAAGGACGCCGACATCGACAAGCTGCTCGCCACCGCCGAGCAGCAGGTCAACCAGGTCCTCGCCAACCAGTGA
- a CDS encoding PIN domain nuclease — protein MQDRYPTDKSALARWTKPAVKTVPGPLHERCLLAVCRPTEYEMVHSARDSAEALRISTWLRAFDYVRADDETFARALDIQRHALDAGFHRALSLPDLLIAAIAEANRLTVLHYDGDFDMIVSLTGQAAEWVVPPGTADR, from the coding sequence ATGCAGGACCGGTATCCGACCGACAAGTCCGCCCTGGCACGCTGGACGAAGCCCGCCGTGAAGACCGTGCCGGGGCCCCTTCACGAGCGCTGCCTGCTCGCCGTCTGCCGGCCGACCGAGTACGAGATGGTGCACTCCGCGCGGGACAGCGCGGAGGCCCTGCGCATCAGCACCTGGCTCCGCGCCTTCGACTACGTGCGCGCGGACGACGAGACCTTCGCACGAGCCCTGGACATCCAGCGGCACGCCCTCGACGCCGGCTTCCACCGCGCGCTGTCACTGCCCGACCTCCTGATCGCGGCGATCGCGGAGGCGAACCGGCTGACGGTGCTCCACTACGACGGCGACTTCGACATGATCGTCTCCCTCACCGGACAGGCCGCCGAGTGGGTCGTCCCGCCCGGCACCGCCGATCGCTGA
- a CDS encoding CARDB domain-containing protein, protein MRGTHHGRRFFAGLVTTGLVAVGLLPVAAHAADGQNLALGRPATAGASHAGYPAGNVTDGSQASYWEGPLGSFPQWVQIDLGSAVDVDEVVLKLPSSWEARTETLSVQGSTDGSAFSTLSAAAGRAFSPGSGNAVSLDVDATARFIRVQVTGNTGWNAAQLSEVEIYGEGGGGPDPGDPPPAGTNLALRKPIEASSHTQTYVAANANDDSTSSYWEASGQPSTLTVKLGADADLSGVVLKLNPDAAWGTRTQSIQVLGRKAGETAFVSLKDRADYVFNPASNQNTVNIAVSGRYADVRLQFFGNTGGGGGQVAEFQVVGAAAPAPDLTVTDLTWSPSAPSETDTVTVDATVRNTGTAASPATTVNVSLEGAAAGSAAVGALAAGASVKVPVQVGKRAMGSYTVSAVVDPTDTVAELDNTNNSRTAAAKLVVGQAPGPDLAVTGITTNPSSPAVGATVGFTVAVHNRGTTAVPAGSVTRLTVGSTTLNGTTGAVAAGATANVAISGSWTATSGGATLTATADATGTVAETNENNNTFARSLVVGRGAAVPYTEYQAEDGRHNGTLLQADAKRTFGHTNFATESSGRKSVRLNSTGQYVEFTSTSASNSIVVRNSIPDAAAGGGQEATISLYADGQFVRKINLSSKHSWLYGSTDDPEGLTNRPGGDARRLFDESHALLTQTYPQGTVFRLQRDAGDGAAFHIIDSIDLEQVAAPAAKPAECVSITTYGAVPNDGIDDADAIQRAVTADQKGEIPCVWIPAGQWRQEKKILTDDPLDRGQFNQVGIRDVTVRGAGMWHSQLYSLTPPHQAGGINHPHEGNFGFDIDHNTKISDIAIFGSGTIRGGDGNAEGGVALNGRFGKDTKISNVWIEHANVGAWVGRDYSNIPELWGPGDGVEFSGVRIRNTYADGVNFANGTRNSTVYNSSFRNTGDDALAVWASKYVKDTSVDVGHDNHFRNNTIQLPWRANGIAVYGGYGNTIENNLISDTMNYPGIMLATDHDPIPFSGQTLIANNGLYRTGGAFWNEDQEFGAITLFAQGPDIPGVTIRDTDIHDSTYDGIQFKTGGGAMPNVRISNVTIDKSNNGSGILAMGGARGSATLSNVTITGSAEGDVLVEPGSQFVINGSAGAAAVPAHQRQALRY, encoded by the coding sequence ATGAGAGGGACACATCACGGCCGGCGCTTCTTCGCCGGCCTGGTGACGACCGGTCTGGTCGCGGTCGGGCTGCTGCCGGTGGCGGCCCACGCCGCCGACGGACAGAACCTTGCGCTCGGCAGACCGGCCACGGCCGGCGCATCGCATGCCGGCTACCCGGCCGGCAACGTCACCGACGGCAGCCAGGCCTCCTACTGGGAGGGGCCGCTCGGCTCGTTCCCCCAGTGGGTGCAGATCGACCTCGGCAGCGCGGTCGACGTCGACGAGGTGGTGCTGAAGCTCCCCTCGTCGTGGGAGGCGCGCACCGAGACCCTCAGCGTCCAGGGCAGCACCGACGGCAGCGCGTTCAGCACGCTGTCCGCCGCCGCGGGCCGGGCCTTCTCCCCGGGCTCCGGCAACGCGGTCAGCCTCGACGTGGACGCGACCGCGCGCTTCATACGGGTACAGGTCACCGGCAACACGGGCTGGAACGCCGCCCAGTTGTCGGAGGTGGAGATCTACGGCGAGGGCGGCGGCGGCCCCGACCCGGGCGATCCGCCCCCGGCCGGGACCAACCTCGCCTTGCGCAAGCCGATCGAGGCGTCGTCGCACACCCAGACCTACGTCGCGGCCAACGCCAACGACGACAGCACCAGCAGCTACTGGGAGGCGAGCGGCCAGCCGTCGACGCTGACCGTGAAGCTGGGCGCGGACGCCGACCTGTCCGGCGTCGTCCTCAAGCTGAACCCCGACGCCGCCTGGGGCACCCGCACGCAGAGCATCCAGGTGCTCGGCCGCAAGGCCGGTGAGACGGCGTTCGTGTCGCTCAAGGACCGGGCGGACTACGTCTTCAACCCGGCGTCCAACCAGAACACCGTCAACATCGCGGTGTCCGGCCGGTACGCCGATGTGCGCCTCCAGTTCTTCGGCAACACCGGCGGGGGCGGCGGCCAGGTGGCCGAGTTCCAGGTCGTCGGCGCGGCCGCGCCCGCTCCCGACCTGACCGTCACCGATCTGACCTGGTCCCCCTCCGCCCCCTCGGAGACGGACACGGTCACGGTCGACGCCACCGTGCGCAACACCGGCACCGCCGCGTCGCCCGCGACGACGGTGAACGTCAGCCTCGAAGGTGCCGCCGCCGGCAGCGCGGCCGTCGGGGCGCTGGCGGCCGGGGCGTCCGTGAAGGTCCCCGTCCAGGTGGGCAAGCGCGCCATGGGCAGCTACACCGTCTCCGCGGTCGTCGACCCCACGGACACGGTCGCCGAACTGGACAACACCAACAACAGCCGCACCGCCGCCGCCAAGCTGGTGGTCGGCCAGGCGCCCGGACCGGACCTCGCGGTCACGGGCATCACCACCAACCCGTCCAGCCCGGCCGTCGGCGCCACCGTCGGCTTCACCGTCGCGGTGCACAACCGCGGCACCACCGCGGTGCCCGCCGGATCCGTCACCCGGCTCACCGTCGGCTCCACCACCCTGAACGGCACCACCGGCGCCGTCGCCGCGGGTGCCACGGCCAACGTCGCCATCAGCGGAAGCTGGACCGCCACCAGCGGCGGCGCCACGCTCACCGCGACGGCCGACGCCACCGGCACGGTCGCGGAGACCAACGAGAACAACAACACCTTCGCCCGCTCCCTGGTCGTCGGACGCGGCGCCGCCGTGCCGTACACCGAGTACCAGGCGGAGGACGGACGCCACAACGGCACCCTGCTCCAGGCGGACGCCAAGCGCACCTTCGGGCACACCAACTTCGCCACCGAGTCCTCCGGCCGGAAGTCGGTCCGCCTGAACTCCACCGGTCAGTACGTGGAGTTCACCTCCACCAGCGCCTCGAACTCGATCGTCGTGCGCAACTCGATCCCCGACGCGGCGGCCGGCGGCGGCCAGGAGGCGACCATCAGCCTCTACGCCGACGGGCAGTTCGTCCGCAAGATCAACCTGTCCTCGAAGCACAGCTGGCTCTACGGCAGCACCGACGACCCGGAGGGCCTGACCAACCGCCCCGGCGGTGACGCCCGCCGGCTGTTCGACGAGTCGCACGCCCTGCTGACCCAGACCTACCCGCAGGGCACGGTGTTCCGCCTCCAGCGCGACGCCGGTGACGGCGCCGCCTTCCACATCATCGACTCGATCGACCTGGAGCAGGTCGCGGCGCCGGCCGCCAAGCCCGCCGAGTGCGTCTCCATCACCACCTACGGCGCGGTCCCGAACGACGGGATCGACGACGCGGACGCCATCCAGCGCGCCGTCACGGCCGACCAGAAGGGCGAGATCCCCTGCGTGTGGATCCCGGCCGGCCAGTGGCGCCAGGAGAAGAAGATCCTCACCGACGACCCGCTGGACCGGGGTCAGTTCAACCAGGTGGGCATCCGTGACGTCACCGTCCGCGGCGCCGGCATGTGGCACTCGCAGCTCTACTCGCTGACCCCGCCGCACCAGGCGGGCGGCATCAACCACCCGCACGAGGGCAACTTCGGCTTCGACATCGACCACAACACCAAGATCTCCGACATCGCCATCTTCGGCTCGGGCACCATCCGCGGCGGCGACGGCAACGCGGAGGGCGGTGTCGCCCTCAACGGCCGCTTCGGCAAGGACACGAAGATCAGCAACGTCTGGATCGAGCACGCCAACGTGGGCGCCTGGGTCGGACGCGACTACTCCAACATCCCCGAGCTGTGGGGGCCGGGCGACGGCGTCGAGTTCAGCGGCGTCCGGATCCGCAACACCTACGCCGACGGCGTCAACTTCGCCAACGGCACCCGCAACTCCACCGTCTACAACTCCTCCTTCCGCAACACCGGCGACGACGCGCTGGCCGTGTGGGCCAGCAAGTACGTCAAGGACACCTCCGTCGACGTCGGCCACGACAACCACTTCCGCAACAACACGATCCAGCTCCCGTGGCGGGCCAACGGCATCGCGGTCTACGGCGGTTACGGCAACACGATCGAGAACAACCTGATCTCCGACACCATGAACTACCCGGGGATCATGCTGGCCACCGACCACGACCCGATCCCGTTCTCCGGCCAGACCCTGATCGCCAACAACGGTCTGTACCGCACCGGCGGGGCGTTCTGGAACGAGGACCAGGAGTTCGGCGCGATCACCCTGTTCGCGCAGGGCCCCGACATCCCGGGTGTCACCATCCGTGACACGGACATCCACGACTCCACCTACGACGGCATCCAGTTCAAGACCGGCGGCGGCGCCATGCCGAACGTCCGGATCAGCAACGTGACCATCGACAAGTCCAACAACGGGTCCGGAATCCTCGCCATGGGCGGCGCCCGCGGCAGCGCGACCCTGTCGAACGTCACCATCACCGGCTCGGCCGAGGGCGACGTCCTCGTCGAACCCGGCTCGCAGTTCGTGATCAACGGCTCCGCCGGAGCGGCGGCCGTGCCGGCGCACCAGCGGCAGGCACTGCGCTACTGA
- a CDS encoding LacI family DNA-binding transcriptional regulator codes for MTRRLAQVAKKVGVSEATVSRVLNGKPGVSEATRQSVLTALDVLGYERPTQLRGERARLVGLVLPELQNPIFPAFAEVIGGALAQQGLTPVLCTQTKGGVSEADYVELLLQQQVSGVVFAGGLFAQADAPHEHYRLLAERRIPVVLVNAAIEGLDFPCVACDDAVAVEQSWRHLVSLGHERIGLVLGPTDHIPSRRKLASAERTAKALGSALRPEFVERSMFSLEGGQAAASRLLERGVTGIVCASDPLALGAVRAARRRGLSVPGDVSVVGYDDSAFMTCTEPPLTTVRQPIEAMGRAAVELLATQIDGSDVPHSELLFEPELVVRGSTAQAAGA; via the coding sequence GTGACGCGACGACTTGCTCAGGTGGCGAAGAAGGTTGGGGTCTCGGAGGCCACGGTGTCCCGGGTGCTCAATGGGAAGCCGGGTGTGTCGGAGGCGACGCGGCAGTCGGTTCTGACGGCTCTGGATGTGTTGGGTTATGAGCGGCCGACGCAGTTGCGGGGTGAGCGTGCGCGGTTGGTGGGGTTGGTGCTGCCGGAGTTGCAGAATCCTATTTTTCCGGCGTTTGCCGAGGTGATCGGTGGTGCGTTGGCTCAGCAGGGGTTGACGCCGGTGCTGTGTACGCAGACGAAGGGGGGTGTGTCCGAGGCGGATTATGTGGAGTTGCTGTTGCAGCAGCAGGTGTCGGGTGTGGTGTTCGCGGGTGGGTTGTTCGCTCAGGCGGACGCGCCTCATGAGCATTACCGTCTGCTTGCGGAGCGTCGTATCCCGGTGGTGCTGGTGAACGCGGCGATCGAGGGGCTGGACTTCCCGTGTGTGGCGTGTGACGACGCGGTGGCGGTGGAGCAGTCGTGGCGGCATCTGGTGTCGCTGGGGCACGAGCGGATCGGCCTCGTCCTCGGCCCGACCGACCACATCCCCTCCCGCCGGAAGCTCGCCTCGGCCGAGCGGACGGCGAAGGCCCTCGGCTCCGCGCTCCGGCCGGAGTTCGTGGAGCGGTCGATGTTCTCGCTGGAGGGCGGTCAGGCGGCCGCCTCGCGGCTGCTGGAGCGGGGTGTGACGGGGATCGTGTGCGCGAGTGACCCGCTGGCGCTGGGGGCGGTGCGGGCGGCGCGCAGGAGGGGTCTGTCGGTGCCGGGGGACGTGTCGGTGGTCGGTTACGACGACTCGGCGTTCATGACGTGCACGGAGCCGCCGCTGACCACGGTGCGCCAGCCGATCGAGGCGATGGGCCGGGCCGCGGTCGAGCTGCTGGCCACCCAGATCGACGGCAGCGACGTGCCCCACAGCGAGCTCCTCTTCGAGCCCGAACTCGTCGTCCGCGGCTCCACCGCCCAGGCCGCCGGCGCGTAG
- a CDS encoding discoidin domain-containing protein, with translation MRSRKVASRAMCAVLATSLLSLGGPLLSAASAAGGPNIAVGDPAAASSSHNEYGAANVTDGNQGTYWQSAGNGLPQWVQTDLGATARIDEVVLKLPAGWESRTQTLAVQGSADGTSFATLKASAAYSFTPGAGNTVTIAFPATQTRFVRIAVTANTGWAAAQLSELEVHAAGESSVNLARGRTFTASSHTEVYTAGNAGDGNKATYWESRNNELPQWLQTDLGSAVRVDRAVVKLPDGWGTRSQTLKIQGSTDGSSFTDLTAAKAYTFDAGNANTATVAFDAATTRYLRVLVSANSVQPGAQVSELEVYGPATGDTQAPTAPANLAFTEPATGQIRLTWDASTDNTAVTGYDVYADGSLLTSVAGNVTTFTDNRPAGTRVSYYVRAKDAAGNQSANSNTVTRAGDTGDTVAPTAPANLALTEPAAGQIRLAWGASSDNKGVTAYDIYANNSRRATVAGDVTTWSESRAATETVTYTVRAKDAAGNESPHSNAVTRNGSGGNGSDLAVSKPISASSVIHTFVAENANDNNRSTYWEGGAGAYPNTLTVKLGANADVSRVVLRLNPDWGRRTQTIQVLGREQSASGFTGLVAAREYVFDPADGNTVTVPVDARVADVQLRITANSGSSAGQIADFQVIGTPAPNPDLEVTGLTASPAAPVESDEITVSATVRNSGAAAAPASRLAVRLGGTTVATAQVGALAAGAQTTVQASIGARDAGSYQLGALADESGAVIEQNETNNAFTSPSALVVKPVASSDLVAAQVTTTPSSPAAGDSVTFKVALKNQGTVASASGGHGVSLALVDSRGTTVRTFTGSHDGVIAAGATTAPVNLGTWTAANGSYTLKVTVAPDSAELPVKRENNTSSRPLFVGRGANMPYDMYEAEDGTAGGGAQVVGPNRTIGDIAGEASGRKAVSLDATGEYVEFTTRASTNTLVTRFSIPDAPGGGGIDSTINVYVNGVMKKALPLTSKYAWLYGAEASPGNSPGSGAPRHIYDEAHIMLGETVPAGSKIRLQKDAANTSTYAIDFVNLEQVAPVANPDPAAYTVPAGFSHQDVQNALDKVRMDTTGTLTGVYLPPGDYQTASKFQVYGKSVKVVGAGPWYTKFHAPSTQDNTDIGFRADNTAKGSLFKGFAYFGNYTSRIDGPGKVFDFANVSDMVIDDIWNEHMVCLYWGANTDRVTIKNSRIRNMFADGINMTNGSTDNLVSNNDARATGDDSFALFSAIDAGGADMKNNLYENLTTTLTWRAAGVAVYGGYSNTFRNIHIADTLVYSGITISSLDFGYPMNGFGTEPTTFENISIVRAGGHFWGGQTFPGIWVFSASKVFQGIRVNNVDIVDPTYSGVMFQTNYVGGQPQFPIKDTVFTDVTITGARKSGDAFDAKSGFGLWANEMPEAGQGPAVGEVVFNGLKLSGNAVDIRNTTSTFKITQNP, from the coding sequence ATGAGATCCCGCAAGGTCGCGTCACGGGCCATGTGCGCCGTGCTGGCCACCAGCCTCCTGTCACTGGGGGGCCCGCTGCTGTCCGCCGCCTCGGCGGCAGGCGGGCCCAACATCGCGGTGGGCGACCCGGCCGCCGCGAGCAGCTCCCACAACGAGTACGGCGCCGCCAACGTCACCGACGGCAACCAGGGCACCTACTGGCAGAGCGCCGGCAACGGCCTCCCCCAGTGGGTCCAGACGGACCTCGGGGCCACGGCACGCATCGACGAGGTCGTGCTCAAGCTCCCCGCCGGATGGGAGAGCCGCACCCAGACCCTGGCGGTGCAGGGCAGCGCCGACGGCACGAGCTTCGCCACGCTCAAGGCGTCGGCGGCGTACTCCTTCACCCCCGGCGCGGGCAACACCGTCACCATCGCCTTCCCGGCGACCCAGACCCGGTTCGTCCGGATCGCGGTCACCGCCAACACCGGCTGGGCGGCGGCCCAGCTCTCCGAGCTGGAGGTGCACGCGGCGGGGGAGTCCTCGGTCAACCTCGCGCGCGGCCGGACCTTCACCGCCAGCAGCCACACCGAGGTCTACACCGCGGGCAACGCGGGCGACGGCAACAAGGCCACCTACTGGGAGAGCCGCAACAACGAGCTCCCGCAGTGGCTCCAGACCGACCTCGGCTCGGCGGTGCGCGTCGACCGGGCCGTCGTCAAGCTCCCCGACGGCTGGGGCACCCGCAGCCAGACGCTGAAGATCCAGGGCAGCACCGACGGCTCCTCCTTCACCGACCTGACCGCCGCCAAGGCGTACACCTTCGACGCGGGCAACGCGAACACCGCCACCGTCGCCTTCGACGCGGCGACCACCCGCTACCTGCGGGTCCTGGTCAGCGCCAACAGCGTCCAGCCCGGGGCCCAGGTCTCCGAGCTGGAGGTCTACGGCCCCGCGACCGGCGACACCCAGGCGCCGACCGCGCCCGCGAACCTGGCGTTCACCGAGCCGGCCACCGGGCAGATCCGCCTCACCTGGGACGCGTCCACCGACAACACCGCCGTCACCGGGTACGACGTCTACGCCGACGGCAGCCTGCTCACCTCGGTCGCCGGCAACGTCACCACCTTCACGGACAACCGCCCCGCGGGCACCCGGGTCAGCTACTACGTGCGGGCCAAGGACGCGGCGGGCAACCAGTCCGCGAACAGCAACACGGTCACCCGCGCCGGCGACACCGGCGACACCGTGGCGCCGACCGCCCCGGCGAACCTGGCGCTCACCGAGCCGGCGGCCGGGCAGATCCGGCTGGCCTGGGGGGCGTCCAGCGACAACAAGGGCGTCACCGCCTACGACATCTACGCCAACAACAGCCGCAGGGCCACCGTCGCGGGCGACGTGACCACCTGGTCGGAGAGCCGGGCGGCCACGGAGACCGTCACCTACACCGTGCGCGCCAAGGACGCGGCCGGCAACGAGTCCCCGCACAGCAACGCGGTGACCCGCAACGGCAGCGGCGGCAACGGCTCCGACCTGGCGGTCTCCAAGCCCATCAGCGCCTCCTCCGTGATCCACACCTTCGTCGCGGAGAACGCCAACGACAACAACCGCTCGACCTACTGGGAGGGCGGTGCCGGGGCCTACCCGAACACCCTCACCGTCAAGCTCGGCGCCAACGCGGACGTGTCCCGGGTGGTGCTGCGGCTGAACCCCGACTGGGGCCGCCGCACGCAGACGATCCAGGTCCTCGGCCGGGAGCAGAGCGCCTCCGGCTTCACCGGCCTCGTCGCGGCCAGGGAGTACGTCTTCGACCCGGCGGACGGCAACACGGTCACCGTGCCCGTCGACGCCCGGGTGGCCGACGTGCAGCTCCGCATCACCGCCAACAGCGGGTCGAGCGCCGGGCAGATCGCCGACTTCCAGGTGATCGGCACCCCCGCGCCCAACCCCGACCTGGAGGTCACCGGGCTGACGGCGTCGCCCGCGGCCCCGGTCGAGTCGGACGAGATCACCGTCTCGGCCACGGTCCGCAACAGCGGCGCGGCCGCGGCCCCGGCCAGCAGGCTGGCCGTGCGGCTCGGCGGCACCACCGTCGCCACCGCCCAGGTGGGCGCCCTCGCGGCCGGTGCGCAGACCACCGTCCAGGCGTCGATCGGCGCGCGTGACGCGGGCTCGTACCAGCTCGGCGCCCTCGCCGACGAGTCGGGCGCGGTCATCGAGCAGAACGAGACCAACAACGCCTTCACCAGCCCCTCCGCGCTGGTCGTCAAGCCGGTCGCCAGCTCGGACCTGGTCGCCGCGCAGGTCACCACCACCCCGTCCTCCCCGGCCGCCGGTGACTCCGTGACCTTCAAGGTGGCCCTGAAGAACCAGGGCACCGTCGCCTCGGCGAGCGGCGGCCACGGGGTGAGCCTGGCACTGGTCGACTCCCGCGGCACCACCGTGCGCACCTTCACCGGCAGCCACGACGGCGTCATCGCGGCCGGTGCCACGACCGCCCCGGTGAACCTGGGGACCTGGACGGCCGCGAATGGTTCGTACACGCTGAAGGTCACCGTCGCCCCGGACAGCGCCGAGCTGCCGGTCAAGCGGGAGAACAACACCTCCAGCCGGCCGCTGTTCGTGGGACGCGGCGCGAACATGCCGTACGACATGTACGAGGCGGAGGACGGCACCGCCGGCGGCGGCGCGCAGGTCGTCGGCCCCAACCGGACCATCGGCGACATCGCCGGCGAGGCGTCCGGCCGCAAGGCCGTCAGCCTGGACGCCACCGGTGAGTACGTCGAGTTCACCACCCGGGCCAGCACCAACACCCTGGTGACCCGCTTCTCGATCCCGGACGCCCCGGGCGGCGGCGGCATCGACTCCACGATCAACGTCTACGTCAACGGCGTCATGAAGAAGGCGCTGCCGCTCACCTCGAAGTACGCCTGGCTGTACGGTGCCGAGGCGTCGCCCGGCAACTCGCCCGGCTCGGGGGCGCCGCGTCACATCTACGACGAGGCACACATCATGCTCGGCGAGACGGTCCCGGCGGGGTCGAAGATCCGGCTCCAGAAGGACGCTGCCAACACCAGCACCTACGCGATCGACTTCGTCAACCTGGAGCAGGTCGCCCCGGTGGCGAACCCGGACCCGGCCGCGTACACGGTGCCGGCCGGCTTCTCCCACCAGGACGTCCAGAACGCCCTGGACAAGGTGCGGATGGACACCACGGGCACGCTCACGGGCGTGTACCTGCCGCCGGGCGACTACCAGACGGCGAGCAAGTTCCAGGTGTACGGCAAGTCCGTGAAGGTGGTCGGCGCCGGCCCGTGGTACACGAAGTTCCACGCCCCGTCGACGCAGGACAACACCGACATCGGCTTCCGGGCCGACAACACCGCCAAGGGGTCGCTGTTCAAGGGCTTCGCCTACTTCGGCAACTACACCTCGCGCATCGACGGTCCCGGCAAGGTGTTCGACTTCGCCAACGTGTCGGACATGGTGATCGACGACATCTGGAACGAGCACATGGTGTGCCTCTACTGGGGCGCCAACACCGACCGGGTCACGATCAAGAACTCCCGGATCCGGAACATGTTCGCCGACGGCATCAACATGACCAACGGGTCGACGGACAACCTGGTGTCCAACAACGACGCCCGGGCGACCGGTGACGACAGCTTCGCGCTGTTCTCGGCGATCGACGCCGGCGGCGCGGACATGAAGAACAACCTCTACGAGAACCTGACCACCACGCTGACGTGGCGCGCGGCCGGTGTCGCCGTCTACGGCGGCTACAGCAACACCTTCCGCAACATCCACATCGCGGACACCCTGGTCTACTCCGGGATCACCATCTCGTCCCTGGACTTCGGCTACCCGATGAACGGCTTCGGGACCGAGCCGACGACCTTCGAGAACATCTCGATCGTCCGGGCGGGCGGGCACTTCTGGGGCGGGCAGACCTTCCCCGGCATCTGGGTCTTCTCGGCCTCCAAGGTCTTCCAGGGAATCCGGGTGAACAACGTGGACATCGTCGACCCCACGTACAGCGGGGTGATGTTCCAGACGAACTACGTGGGCGGTCAGCCGCAGTTCCCGATCAAGGACACCGTCTTCACCGATGTGACGATCACCGGCGCGCGCAAGAGCGGTGACGCGTTCGACGCCAAGTCCGGCTTCGGTCTGTGGGCGAACGAGATGCCGGAGGCGGGCCAGGGCCCGGCCGTCGGCGAGGTCGTCTTCAACGGTCTGAAGCTGAGCGGCAACGCGGTGGACATCCGCAACACCACGTCCACCTTCAAGATCACGCAGAACCCGTAG